Proteins from a single region of Mucilaginibacter daejeonensis:
- a CDS encoding ArsR/SmtB family transcription factor has protein sequence MGLTKTEIFTEEQNRLAVMLKAIAHPARIAILQHIISANACICGDLVDELGLAQPTISQHLKELKNAGLIQGTIEGVSVCYCIEPKAWTLLQDQLNNFFNLYKVPTSCC, from the coding sequence ATGGGACTTACAAAGACGGAAATATTCACAGAAGAGCAGAACAGATTAGCTGTTATGTTGAAAGCAATTGCGCACCCTGCACGCATCGCCATTCTTCAACATATCATTAGTGCAAATGCTTGTATCTGCGGTGACTTGGTAGATGAGTTGGGATTAGCTCAACCAACAATCTCACAGCATTTGAAGGAATTGAAAAATGCCGGGCTGATTCAAGGCACTATAGAAGGTGTAAGTGTTTGCTACTGTATTGAGCCTAAAGCATGGACGTTGCTACAAGATCAGCTTAACAACTTTTTTAACCTTTATAAAGTTCCAACATCCTGTTGTTAA